One Prevotella intermedia ATCC 25611 = DSM 20706 DNA window includes the following coding sequences:
- a CDS encoding chromate transporter → MIFLQLFYTFFTIGLFGFGGGYGMLSLIQTETVIRHHWLSSAEFTNIVAISQMTPGPIGINSATYCGYTAVHNAGFTGGMAVLGSITATFALVLPSLILMLLISKLFLKYMKTSLVQSIFMSVRPVVVGLLAAATLLLCNAENFSRPNMNLWHFCISIALFLTTFVGTMWLKINPIRMICYSAVAGLVLLY, encoded by the coding sequence ATGATATTTCTACAACTCTTTTACACATTCTTTACGATTGGACTGTTTGGCTTCGGTGGTGGTTACGGAATGCTTTCGCTTATCCAGACCGAGACGGTGATACGCCATCACTGGCTGTCTTCAGCGGAATTTACCAATATCGTAGCTATTTCGCAGATGACCCCTGGTCCTATTGGCATAAACTCTGCAACCTATTGCGGCTATACGGCAGTGCATAATGCTGGCTTTACAGGCGGAATGGCAGTGTTAGGCAGCATTACAGCCACATTCGCATTGGTGCTACCGTCGCTTATTTTGATGCTTCTCATCAGTAAGCTGTTCCTGAAATATATGAAGACGTCGTTGGTTCAATCCATCTTTATGAGCGTACGCCCTGTTGTAGTAGGGTTGTTGGCAGCAGCTACACTGCTGCTTTGCAATGCCGAAAACTTCTCGCGACCTAATATGAACTTATGGCATTTCTGCATCAGCATTGCCCTTTTCCTTACCACTTTTGTTGGTACGATGTGGCTAAAGATAAACCCAATTCGCATGATTTGCTATTCCGCAGTTGCAGGATTGGTACTCCTTTATTAA
- a CDS encoding chromate transporter — MSDNKNKELNNTSLSSSASNGRGGLAIYWNAFKTFFKIGAFTLGGGYAMISIIENEVVERKNWISKEEFVDLIAMAQSCPGVFAVNISIFVGYKLRKTPGALCTSLGAVLPSFLMILLVALFFHQFMDLAWVEAMFRGIRPAVVALIAVPTFNLAKRAKINLANCWIPIVTALLIAYLGVNPIYILIAAVAGGYLYGKFIAPTE; from the coding sequence ATGTCAGATAACAAGAACAAAGAACTAAACAACACGAGCCTGTCTTCTTCTGCCTCAAACGGAAGAGGTGGGCTTGCTATTTATTGGAATGCCTTCAAGACATTCTTCAAGATTGGTGCGTTCACGCTCGGCGGTGGTTACGCTATGATTTCTATTATAGAGAACGAGGTAGTAGAAAGAAAAAACTGGATAAGCAAGGAAGAGTTCGTAGACCTTATTGCAATGGCGCAGAGTTGCCCTGGCGTGTTTGCTGTAAACATAAGTATTTTTGTTGGATACAAGCTCCGCAAGACGCCAGGAGCGTTGTGCACAAGTCTGGGAGCGGTGTTACCATCGTTCCTTATGATTCTTCTTGTTGCCCTGTTCTTCCATCAGTTTATGGACTTAGCGTGGGTAGAAGCTATGTTTCGTGGCATTCGCCCTGCCGTAGTGGCACTCATTGCCGTGCCCACATTTAATCTTGCGAAAAGAGCAAAGATAAATCTTGCCAACTGCTGGATACCCATTGTTACAGCATTACTCATTGCTTATTTAGGTGTAAACCCTATTTACATACTCATTGCTGCTGTTGCAGGCGGCTATCTGTATGGTAAATTCATAGCCCCAACCGAATAG
- the purL gene encoding phosphoribosylformylglycinamidine synthase: protein MILFFLASNDTVIATEIDHNPTQEEVEKLSWLYGNAKVLNDKELSGYYLGPRREMITPWSTNAVEITQNMGISGISRIEEYFPSQSMEANPDRMIFRNYDGLNQDIFTVDIQPAEIQFVDNLEKFNEEEGLALSPEEIEYLHKVEKQNNRPLTDSEVFGFAQINSEHCRHKIFGGEFIIDGKVMESSLFNLIKKTTKENPGKILSAYKDNVAFAEGPEIEQFAPKNQSTSDFFRVKNIESVISLKAETHNFPTTVEPFNGAATGTGGEIRDRMGGGVGSWPIAGTAVYMTAYPRLQDENGKMPALRDWEDILPVREWLYQTPQQILTKASNGASDFGNKFGQPLIAGSVLTFEHQENGEKYAYDKVVMLAGGVGYGAKRDCLKKTPQPGNKVVVVGGDNYRIGLGGGSVSSVDTGRYSSGIELNAIQRANPEMQKRAYNLVRALVEEDENPVVSIHDHGSAGHLNCLSELVEDCGGRIDMDKLPIGDKTLSAKEIIANESQERMGLLIDEKYLDHVRRIAERERAPMYVVGETTGDAHFSFVQKDGVKPFDLDVAQMFGHSPKTVMKDETVERKYADVTYDIAKIDDYVTRVLQLEAVACKDWLTNKVDRSVTGRVARQQCQGQVQLPLSDCGVVALDYRGYKGIATAIGHAPQAGLASPEAGSVLSVAESLTNIVWAPLADGMDSISLSANWMWPCRAQKGEDARLYSAVKALSDFCCAIGVNVPTGKDSLSLTQQYPNGEKIVSPGTVIVSSGAEVSNVRQVVSPVLVNDKNTRLYHIDFSFDEQRLGGSAFAQSLGKIGSDVPTVKEPRYFCDCFDAIQEMIRRGWILSGHDISAGGMITTLLEMTFANPEGGLNINLHDMQGDDIMRKLFAENPGVIIQVANEHNDEVKAFLEENCIGFARIGYPNTKNRTLSIADGSWKHDFDIDALREAWYETSYLFERKQASNGMAEKRHDNYKKQPIEMKFNENFTGKLQQYGLNPNRWKDNDTTTHQTHRKPKAAIIREKGTNGDREMAYSLYLAGFEVKDVTMTDLISGRETLEEMNMIVFCGGFSNSDVLGSAKGWAGAFLYNPKAKQALDNFYAREDTLSLGICNGCQLMVELNLINPEHKHRSRLTYNDSHKFESAFLGLNIPENKSIMLGSLSGSKLGIWVAHGEGKFMLPEPEDRYNIVAKYNYAQYPGNPNGSNYNVAGICSDDGRHLAMMPHLERSVFPWQQAWYPIDRRNDEVTPWIEAFVNARQWVEERIK from the coding sequence ATGATTCTATTTTTCTTGGCTTCTAATGACACTGTCATTGCTACTGAAATCGACCACAACCCTACGCAGGAAGAGGTTGAAAAGTTGAGTTGGCTTTATGGCAACGCAAAGGTGTTGAACGACAAAGAATTGTCGGGCTACTACCTCGGACCACGCCGCGAAATGATTACTCCTTGGAGTACAAATGCCGTTGAAATCACCCAAAATATGGGTATCAGTGGCATTTCTCGTATAGAAGAATACTTCCCTTCGCAGTCGATGGAAGCTAATCCAGACAGAATGATATTCCGCAACTACGATGGATTGAATCAAGACATCTTCACGGTGGATATTCAGCCAGCAGAAATACAGTTCGTTGACAATCTTGAGAAGTTCAACGAGGAAGAAGGCTTGGCACTGTCGCCAGAGGAAATAGAATATTTACATAAGGTAGAAAAGCAGAACAACCGCCCACTGACCGACTCGGAAGTGTTTGGTTTTGCACAAATAAACTCGGAACACTGTCGCCACAAGATATTCGGCGGCGAGTTCATCATCGACGGAAAGGTGATGGAAAGCAGTCTTTTCAACCTTATAAAGAAAACAACAAAGGAAAATCCAGGCAAGATTTTGTCTGCTTACAAAGATAATGTAGCCTTTGCAGAAGGTCCAGAAATAGAGCAGTTTGCTCCGAAAAACCAAAGCACGTCCGACTTCTTCCGTGTGAAGAATATTGAGAGTGTTATCTCGCTGAAGGCCGAAACCCACAATTTCCCTACTACTGTAGAACCTTTCAACGGTGCTGCAACGGGCACAGGTGGCGAAATTCGCGACCGTATGGGCGGCGGTGTAGGCTCTTGGCCTATTGCAGGAACAGCAGTTTATATGACAGCTTACCCACGCTTGCAAGACGAAAACGGAAAGATGCCCGCCTTGCGCGATTGGGAGGACATACTGCCAGTGCGCGAATGGCTCTATCAGACGCCGCAACAGATACTTACGAAAGCCTCTAATGGCGCAAGCGACTTTGGCAATAAGTTCGGACAACCGCTGATTGCAGGTTCTGTATTGACTTTCGAGCACCAAGAAAACGGCGAGAAATATGCTTACGACAAAGTGGTTATGCTTGCTGGTGGCGTAGGTTACGGTGCGAAGCGCGACTGCTTGAAGAAAACGCCACAGCCAGGAAACAAAGTTGTTGTTGTAGGTGGCGACAACTATCGCATCGGACTTGGGGGCGGTTCGGTATCGTCGGTAGACACTGGTCGCTATTCAAGCGGAATCGAGTTGAATGCTATCCAGCGTGCCAATCCCGAAATGCAGAAGCGTGCCTACAATCTTGTTCGTGCGTTGGTAGAAGAAGACGAAAACCCTGTTGTTTCTATTCACGACCATGGTTCGGCAGGACACTTGAACTGTTTGAGTGAGTTGGTAGAAGATTGTGGCGGCAGAATAGATATGGACAAGCTGCCTATCGGCGATAAAACGCTGAGCGCAAAGGAAATCATCGCCAACGAATCGCAAGAACGTATGGGCTTGCTGATAGACGAGAAGTATCTCGACCACGTGCGTCGCATTGCCGAACGCGAACGTGCGCCGATGTATGTGGTAGGCGAAACAACGGGCGATGCGCACTTCTCGTTCGTTCAGAAAGACGGTGTAAAGCCATTCGACCTTGATGTTGCGCAAATGTTCGGACACTCACCAAAGACCGTAATGAAAGACGAAACGGTGGAACGCAAATATGCCGACGTTACTTACGATATTGCAAAGATAGACGATTACGTTACACGTGTGCTGCAATTAGAAGCTGTAGCTTGCAAGGATTGGCTCACAAATAAGGTAGACCGCTCGGTTACAGGACGTGTGGCACGCCAGCAATGCCAAGGACAAGTGCAGTTGCCACTGTCCGATTGTGGCGTGGTAGCACTCGACTACCGTGGCTATAAGGGCATTGCCACCGCTATCGGACACGCTCCACAAGCAGGTTTGGCATCGCCTGAAGCAGGCTCGGTGCTCTCTGTGGCTGAATCGCTGACCAATATTGTATGGGCTCCGCTTGCTGATGGAATGGACAGCATCAGTCTTTCAGCAAACTGGATGTGGCCCTGCCGTGCGCAAAAGGGAGAGGACGCACGCCTTTACAGTGCAGTGAAAGCCTTGTCGGATTTCTGCTGCGCCATTGGTGTGAACGTACCGACAGGTAAGGATTCGCTGTCGCTTACACAGCAATACCCTAACGGCGAGAAGATTGTTTCGCCAGGAACAGTCATCGTTTCAAGCGGTGCAGAGGTGAGCAATGTGCGCCAAGTGGTTTCTCCAGTATTGGTGAACGATAAGAATACACGCCTTTATCACATCGATTTCAGCTTCGACGAGCAGCGTCTGGGTGGTTCTGCCTTTGCACAGAGCTTGGGCAAGATTGGTTCTGACGTTCCTACCGTGAAGGAGCCTCGCTACTTCTGCGATTGCTTTGATGCCATTCAAGAGATGATTCGCCGTGGGTGGATTCTCTCAGGACACGATATTTCGGCTGGTGGTATGATTACAACGCTGCTCGAAATGACTTTTGCAAATCCTGAAGGTGGTCTGAATATCAACTTGCACGATATGCAAGGCGATGACATTATGCGTAAGTTGTTTGCCGAAAATCCAGGTGTCATCATTCAAGTTGCCAACGAACACAACGACGAAGTAAAGGCTTTCTTGGAAGAGAACTGCATTGGCTTCGCACGCATTGGCTATCCAAACACCAAAAACCGTACACTAAGCATTGCCGATGGAAGTTGGAAACACGACTTCGACATCGACGCTTTGCGCGAAGCTTGGTATGAAACATCTTACCTCTTCGAACGTAAGCAGGCTTCAAACGGTATGGCTGAGAAACGCCACGACAACTATAAGAAGCAACCAATCGAAATGAAGTTCAACGAAAACTTCACGGGTAAGTTGCAACAATATGGTTTAAATCCAAACAGATGGAAGGACAACGACACAACAACCCATCAGACACACCGTAAACCAAAGGCTGCCATCATTCGAGAAAAGGGTACTAACGGCGACCGCGAAATGGCTTATAGCCTCTATCTTGCAGGTTTCGAGGTGAAAGATGTTACGATGACCGACCTCATTTCGGGGCGTGAGACACTTGAAGAAATGAATATGATAGTGTTCTGTGGCGGTTTCTCTAACTCTGACGTGCTCGGTTCAGCAAAAGGTTGGGCAGGTGCTTTCCTCTATAATCCTAAGGCTAAGCAGGCACTTGACAACTTCTATGCACGCGAAGATACACTGTCGCTCGGCATCTGTAACGGTTGTCAGTTAATGGTAGAATTAAATCTTATCAACCCAGAACACAAGCATCGCTCACGATTGACGTACAACGACAGCCACAAGTTTGAAAGTGCTTTCCTCGGACTGAACATTCCAGAGAACAAGAGCATTATGTTAGGGTCGCTCAGTGGCAGCAAACTTGGCATTTGGGTGGCACATGGAGAAGGTAAGTTTATGCTTCCTGAACCTGAAGACCGTTATAATATTGTTGCGAAATACAACTATGCACAATATCCGGGCAACCCGAACGGCTCTAATTACAATGTAGCTGGTATCTGCTCTGACGACGGTAGACACCTCGCAATGATGCCTCACCTCGAACGTTCTGTATTCCCTTGGCAACAAGCGTGGTACCCAATAGACCGTCGCAACGACGAAGTTACGCCGTGGATAGAAGCATTTGTCAATGCACGCCAATGGGTTGAGGAACGAATAAAATAA
- a CDS encoding DUF6122 family protein, translating to MTIALLRTIIHYGLHFLAPLLFAQFFRRERRVKAFWIMLATMLVDLDHLLATPIFNPDRCSVGFHLLHSYFMVGVYALLCVLPYEKLKLPWWLRPIGIGLFFHMLTDLQDFYLWQQWL from the coding sequence ATGACAATCGCATTATTAAGAACCATTATTCACTATGGGCTTCATTTTCTTGCACCCTTGCTGTTTGCACAGTTCTTCAGACGCGAACGCAGGGTGAAGGCGTTTTGGATTATGTTGGCAACAATGCTTGTAGATTTAGACCATTTACTGGCGACACCTATATTCAATCCAGACCGTTGTAGTGTGGGTTTTCACCTGCTTCATTCCTATTTTATGGTAGGTGTCTATGCACTTCTGTGCGTGCTTCCCTACGAGAAACTGAAGCTGCCTTGGTGGCTTCGCCCTATCGGTATCGGGCTGTTCTTTCATATGCTCACCGATTTGCAGGACTTTTATTTGTGGCAACAGTGGTTATAA
- a CDS encoding YicC/YloC family endoribonuclease, which produces MILSMTGYGKAVVTYKEKKISVEVKSLNSKNLDLSTRIAPLYREKEMEIRQTIAKRLERGKVDFSLWIEKDAALDATPINAKLVENYYRQIKNIAAQTGIPEPADWFSTLLRMPDVTTKTEIEVLDEAEWEAAKKAISEAIENLVDFRKQEGAALERKFHEKIDNIEALLKSIEPYEESRVPKIKEKIIEGLEQVAKVDYDKNRLEQELIYYIEKLDISEERQRLTNHLSYFRETMAEEGHGVGKKLGFIAQEMGREINTTGSKSNQAEMQNIVVKMKDELEQIKEQVLNAL; this is translated from the coding sequence ATGATATTATCAATGACGGGCTACGGTAAAGCTGTCGTAACCTACAAAGAAAAGAAAATAAGCGTAGAGGTAAAGTCGCTAAACAGCAAGAATCTTGACCTTTCAACCCGCATTGCCCCTCTGTATAGAGAGAAGGAAATGGAAATAAGGCAGACCATTGCCAAGCGTCTGGAGCGTGGAAAGGTGGATTTCTCGTTGTGGATAGAGAAAGATGCAGCGTTGGACGCAACGCCCATCAATGCGAAACTCGTAGAGAACTACTATCGCCAGATAAAGAACATAGCGGCACAAACGGGTATTCCCGAACCTGCCGACTGGTTTTCTACGTTGCTGCGTATGCCCGACGTTACAACGAAAACCGAAATAGAGGTGCTCGACGAGGCAGAGTGGGAGGCAGCAAAGAAAGCCATCAGCGAAGCCATAGAGAACTTGGTGGACTTCCGCAAGCAGGAAGGTGCTGCGCTCGAACGCAAATTCCACGAGAAAATTGATAATATAGAAGCCCTTCTGAAGAGCATAGAACCTTACGAAGAAAGCCGTGTACCGAAGATAAAAGAGAAAATCATAGAAGGCTTGGAACAAGTGGCAAAGGTGGATTACGATAAGAACCGCTTGGAGCAAGAACTGATTTACTATATCGAGAAACTTGATATAAGCGAGGAACGACAGCGTCTGACCAACCATCTGAGCTACTTCCGTGAAACAATGGCGGAAGAAGGGCACGGCGTGGGCAAAAAGCTCGGTTTCATCGCACAAGAGATGGGACGCGAGATAAACACGACAGGTTCTAAAAGCAATCAAGCCGAGATGCAAAACATCGTGGTGAAGATGAAAGACGAGCTGGAACAGATAAAAGAACAAGTGCTGAACGCACTGTAA
- the gmk gene encoding guanylate kinase produces MQGKLIIFSAPSGAGKSTIVQWLMNEHPELKLAFSISCTTRAPRGTEQDGVEYIFLSPEAFKKRIEDNEFLEYEEVYTDRFYGTLKSQVEAQADKGQNVIFDVDVKGGCNIKQFYGEKALSLFVQPPSIAELRRRLEGRQTDSADAIESRIAKAEYELTFADKFDHIIVNDDLAKAKEEAYNIIKQFVEA; encoded by the coding sequence ATGCAAGGAAAACTCATAATATTTTCGGCACCGTCGGGGGCTGGTAAAAGTACCATTGTGCAGTGGCTGATGAACGAACACCCTGAACTGAAGTTGGCATTTTCTATCAGTTGCACCACACGTGCGCCACGTGGCACGGAGCAAGATGGGGTGGAATACATCTTTTTAAGTCCCGAAGCGTTTAAAAAGAGAATAGAAGACAACGAATTTTTGGAGTACGAGGAAGTTTATACCGACCGTTTCTACGGCACATTGAAGAGTCAGGTAGAGGCTCAGGCTGACAAGGGACAAAACGTTATCTTCGATGTCGATGTGAAAGGTGGTTGCAATATAAAGCAGTTTTACGGCGAAAAGGCACTCAGCTTGTTTGTTCAGCCTCCTTCTATCGCCGAACTTCGCCGCCGTTTGGAAGGCAGACAGACCGATTCGGCTGATGCCATAGAAAGCAGAATAGCCAAGGCGGAATACGAGCTTACATTTGCCGATAAATTCGACCATATTATCGTGAACGACGATTTGGCAAAGGCAAAGGAGGAAGCCTACAACATTATAAAGCAATTCGTAGAAGCATAA
- the nadD gene encoding nicotinate (nicotinamide) nucleotide adenylyltransferase — protein MKVGIYGGSFNPIHNGHIKLAEIFLQEACLDEVWFMVSPQNPFKINDKLLDDTLRLQLVRKALNGKKGMVACDYEFRLPKPSYTWDTLQRLSADFPTYEFVLLIGGDNWQAFDKWYHAEDILANYRVAVYPRKSDETVEKCNTLPSDNVTLLNIPLINISSTDIRLRIKNGHTIKGLVPECIEKDVEKYYNGK, from the coding sequence ATGAAGGTTGGAATATACGGCGGTTCGTTCAATCCTATCCACAACGGACACATAAAACTGGCAGAAATCTTTCTGCAAGAAGCCTGTTTAGATGAGGTTTGGTTTATGGTTTCGCCACAAAATCCATTTAAAATAAACGACAAACTACTCGACGATACGTTGCGTTTGCAGTTGGTTAGGAAAGCATTGAACGGCAAAAAGGGTATGGTAGCCTGCGACTATGAGTTTCGTTTGCCGAAGCCTTCTTATACTTGGGACACGTTGCAGCGACTTTCTGCCGACTTTCCAACCTACGAGTTTGTACTTCTGATAGGGGGCGACAATTGGCAGGCGTTCGACAAATGGTATCACGCAGAAGATATTTTAGCCAACTATCGTGTTGCCGTTTATCCGAGAAAGAGCGATGAAACCGTAGAAAAATGCAATACGTTGCCGTCCGACAATGTTACATTGTTGAACATTCCGCTTATCAATATAAGCAGCACAGATATACGGTTGCGCATAAAAAACGGGCACACAATCAAAGGATTGGTGCCCGAATGTATTGAAAAAGATGTGGAGAAATATTATAATGGAAAATAA
- a CDS encoding lipopolysaccharide biosynthesis protein → MAEQTLKEKTAKGLFWGALNNGTMQILNVPIGILLARLLSNSDYGLMGMLAVFTAVAGALQESGFTSAIANLENPTDNDYNSVFWFSTIVSWCSYIVLFFSAPLIADFFHHPELIDLSRFLFVSLLFSAIGTAPTAYLFKNIMVKKTTILRVSSLVVSGIVGIVLALRGYGYWSLAWQQVLYITLTSLGRFFLIPWRPSLKIDFAPVRRMFSFSYKILVTTVVNVVGQNLLTFIFGRLYTANAVGNFSQAFKWDTMASTMVSGTTSQVAQPILVEVKAERERQVLVFRKMLRFTAFLAFPAMFGLGMVAYEFIIVFIADKWVDSVPLLRILCISGAFLPFYTLYQNLMISRGKSDVYLWVTTSLIAVQLLLVLLCHSKGMAFMVSAYTVPTVLWLFVWQYFAHREISLRLWDVLLDIVPYMLVSAAIMVAVYMATGSIHNLIVLLLARIGLAVVAYFIVMKLLGSKMLDECIGYLRRKK, encoded by the coding sequence ATGGCAGAGCAAACATTAAAGGAGAAAACAGCAAAAGGACTGTTTTGGGGAGCATTGAACAACGGTACAATGCAAATTCTGAACGTGCCCATTGGCATCTTGCTGGCTCGTTTGCTTTCTAATTCCGACTATGGCTTGATGGGAATGCTTGCTGTTTTCACAGCCGTAGCAGGGGCATTGCAGGAGAGTGGCTTTACTTCTGCAATTGCAAACCTTGAGAATCCCACCGACAACGACTATAATTCTGTGTTTTGGTTCAGCACGATAGTAAGCTGGTGCTCTTATATTGTGCTCTTCTTTAGTGCTCCGCTCATTGCCGATTTCTTTCATCACCCAGAACTCATAGACCTTTCTCGCTTTCTATTTGTTTCCTTGCTGTTTTCTGCAATCGGCACTGCGCCGACGGCATATCTGTTTAAGAACATTATGGTAAAGAAAACAACCATCTTGCGTGTATCGTCTTTGGTTGTTTCGGGCATTGTCGGTATCGTGTTGGCATTGCGAGGCTATGGCTATTGGAGTTTGGCTTGGCAACAGGTGTTGTATATAACACTGACAAGTTTGGGACGCTTTTTCCTTATTCCGTGGCGTCCATCGCTGAAGATAGACTTTGCTCCCGTGCGCCGTATGTTCTCTTTCAGCTATAAAATATTGGTTACGACGGTGGTAAACGTTGTCGGTCAGAACCTGCTGACGTTCATTTTCGGACGCCTTTATACGGCAAACGCTGTTGGAAACTTCTCGCAGGCGTTCAAATGGGACACAATGGCGAGCACAATGGTGTCGGGAACCACCTCGCAAGTGGCGCAACCGATACTGGTAGAAGTGAAAGCTGAACGCGAAAGGCAAGTCCTTGTATTCCGAAAAATGCTCCGTTTCACCGCTTTTTTGGCTTTTCCAGCAATGTTTGGCTTAGGTATGGTGGCGTACGAGTTTATCATTGTGTTCATTGCCGATAAGTGGGTAGATAGTGTTCCGCTGCTTCGCATACTTTGTATCAGTGGTGCTTTCCTGCCTTTCTATACGTTGTATCAGAACTTAATGATAAGTCGTGGCAAGTCAGATGTATATTTGTGGGTAACTACTTCGCTTATTGCGGTTCAGTTGTTGCTTGTTTTGTTGTGCCATAGCAAGGGTATGGCGTTTATGGTGAGTGCTTATACGGTGCCTACGGTGCTTTGGTTGTTTGTTTGGCAATACTTTGCACATCGCGAAATATCCCTTCGTCTGTGGGACGTATTGCTCGATATAGTGCCTTATATGCTTGTTTCGGCTGCTATTATGGTTGCGGTTTATATGGCTACGGGCAGCATTCACAACCTTATTGTGCTTTTGTTGGCGCGAATAGGCTTGGCTGTTGTGGCTTATTTCATCGTTATGAAGCTGTTAGGGTCTAAAATGCTCGATGAGTGTATAGGCTATTTGCGTCGCAAGAAGTAA
- a CDS encoding glycosyltransferase — MKASVSIVLCTYNGAKYIKEQLDSILAQTYPLHEIIVQDDHSTDETTEILQEYACKHSLIKVFQNDSAQGVNGNFLSAMQRATGEYIAISDQDDIWETDKIENQINSIGEILLCSGLSRPFSTDGSFAYFDQRKRNIHAIRMCFLCLPGHTLLFRRELVDMLPPLNHPIYKYSMYDAALSITASAHKSIVFIDKILVNFRRHTAATTYNDYSKSLPSWRNALHILRWGITHFSETRKQVHPLFAAKLSLLNYVNADNEEANAAKKILELELKNGILPFMKLQYHCIKNYKYLFHTEGKGFVRLVRAALYPIMQLNMYAK, encoded by the coding sequence ATGAAAGCAAGCGTTTCTATCGTCCTATGTACTTACAATGGTGCAAAATACATCAAAGAGCAGTTAGATTCTATACTTGCCCAGACGTATCCACTGCATGAAATCATCGTTCAAGACGACCATTCTACCGATGAAACCACAGAAATTCTTCAAGAATATGCTTGCAAACATAGCTTGATAAAGGTTTTTCAAAACGATTCAGCACAAGGAGTAAATGGCAATTTCCTTTCAGCAATGCAGCGAGCAACAGGCGAATACATAGCTATTTCCGACCAAGACGACATTTGGGAAACAGATAAAATAGAGAATCAGATAAACAGTATCGGCGAAATCCTACTCTGTTCTGGGCTTTCCCGCCCTTTTTCTACTGATGGTTCGTTTGCTTATTTCGACCAAAGGAAACGCAATATACACGCCATTCGTATGTGTTTTCTTTGTCTCCCCGGCCACACGTTGCTCTTTCGCCGTGAGCTTGTAGACATGCTGCCTCCATTAAACCACCCCATTTACAAATACTCTATGTACGATGCAGCCCTTTCCATAACGGCATCTGCACACAAAAGCATCGTATTCATCGATAAAATTCTTGTCAATTTCCGTCGCCATACAGCCGCAACGACCTACAACGATTACAGCAAAAGCCTGCCATCGTGGCGCAATGCCCTACACATACTAAGGTGGGGAATTACCCATTTCAGCGAAACGAGAAAACAAGTGCACCCTCTTTTCGCAGCCAAGTTATCACTATTAAACTATGTGAATGCCGATAACGAAGAAGCAAATGCAGCCAAAAAGATACTTGAATTGGAATTAAAGAACGGTATTTTGCCTTTTATGAAACTACAATACCACTGCATAAAGAACTATAAATACTTGTTCCACACCGAAGGAAAAGGATTTGTCAGGTTGGTTCGAGCTGCCCTCTACCCCATTATGCAGTTAAATATGTACGCTAAATAA